AGAGGATCTGCCCTTGTGTCGCGCGCAGGATGGTGGCCATGTCGGCATCGAACTGCTTGCCCGTGTCGCCCTTCAGTTGGGCTACGAAGCCCAGTTGTTGCGGCGAGGGCTGGTTGGGCAGCGTGATGTCCAACTCGCCTGCGACGCCGCGGCAGACCGCATCCAGCAAGCCGTGCCCGGCGATCAGGTGCTCCCCGGCGGTCTTGACCGACTTGGTCGTGCCCTTCTGTACCGCCATCTGACCGACGGGGTACTCCCACAGTCCGGCCGCCCGCACCTGGACCACGAAGTCCCGGTCGGCTTCCGTCAACGGCCCGCTCTCCGGGCGGGCGATGACCCGGTCGGGTGCGCTGCCGACCTTCTGAACTCCGAGCATGGAGGGGTAGAGGAGCGAGCCGAGAGT
The window above is part of the Streptomyces sp. NBC_00425 genome. Proteins encoded here:
- a CDS encoding DUF4142 domain-containing protein, which codes for MFVSRKVAGTFFLGGGIAFTLGSLLYPSMLGVQKVGSAPDRVIARPESGPLTEADRDFVVQVRAAGLWEYPVGQMAVQKGTTKSVKTAGEHLIAGHGLLDAVCRGVAGELDITLPNQPSPQQLGFVAQLKGDTGKQFDADMATILRATQGQILSTIASVRTTTKNSLIRVLADKTNETVMDHITIVEKTGLVDFDKALYVHQVIHRDSQPARGGLDVTGRQHF